The Streptomyces sp. CC0208 genome window below encodes:
- a CDS encoding inositol monophosphatase family protein, whose protein sequence is MIEDTETIDEFLDRHAGDVEEAVRKAAAAEVMPRFRRLAAHEVDQKAGPHDLVTDADRLAEQYLTEVLGALLPGSVVVGEEAVHANPASYEALQGDTPVWIVDPVDGTRQFVHGDPGFCMLVALARSGVLLASWTYAPARDQLATAIRGRGAFLDGERLRAGAPDPGRDLRVATSHPDYTTEEQKRGLLGLWTDGVAPRPCGSAGLEYLAVARGESDAVAFSWEAAWDHAAGLLLVEEAGGAHLTLTGEPFSIKGGNTLPFTAARDAATARRVRGLLAGEA, encoded by the coding sequence ATGATCGAAGACACGGAAACCATCGACGAGTTTCTCGACCGGCACGCGGGTGACGTGGAAGAGGCAGTGCGCAAGGCCGCCGCGGCCGAGGTCATGCCGCGCTTCCGGCGGCTCGCCGCGCATGAGGTCGACCAGAAGGCCGGCCCCCACGACCTGGTCACGGACGCCGACCGGCTGGCCGAGCAGTACCTCACGGAGGTGCTCGGCGCCCTCCTGCCCGGCTCCGTCGTGGTCGGCGAGGAGGCGGTCCACGCCAACCCGGCGTCGTACGAGGCGCTGCAGGGCGACACCCCCGTCTGGATAGTCGACCCCGTCGACGGCACGCGGCAGTTCGTGCACGGCGACCCCGGCTTCTGCATGCTGGTCGCGCTCGCGAGGAGCGGCGTCCTGCTCGCCTCCTGGACCTACGCACCGGCCCGGGACCAACTGGCCACGGCGATACGCGGCCGGGGCGCGTTCCTCGACGGCGAGCGGCTGCGCGCGGGCGCTCCCGACCCGGGCCGCGACCTCCGGGTGGCCACCTCCCACCCGGACTACACGACGGAGGAGCAGAAGCGCGGCCTGCTGGGACTGTGGACGGACGGGGTCGCACCGCGCCCGTGCGGTTCGGCGGGCCTGGAGTATCTCGCCGTCGCCCGGGGCGAGTCGGACGCCGTGGCGTTCTCCTGGGAGGCGGCCTGGGACCACGCGGCGGGCCTGCTGCTGGTCGAGGAGGCGGGCGGCGCCCATCTGACCCTCACCGGCGAACCGTTCAGCATCAAGGGCGGCAACACCCTCCCCTTCACCGCGGCCCGTGACGCGGCGACGGCCCGCAGGGTGAGGGGGCTGCTGGCGGGCGAGGCCTGA